The Sabethes cyaneus chromosome 1, idSabCyanKW18_F2, whole genome shotgun sequence DNA segment acttTTGGAAAAAGATTCAAACAATACACAGTCATCGCTTTCAACAGTAGCCGGAGCCAATTTGCAGGATCACGAAGCTCAACTTCCTATTTCAAACATAGACAAACTTAAGGAAGCATTGCAAAATATACCGGCAGATAAATTTGAACTGAATGAAAAGGAACAGAAGAAGGTCAAAGCAAAATACAAGAGTTATGACCAGATTAAACAGGATCTAAAAGAAGCTAATCTAGAGATTAAAAGTGACAGCGACATCATGAAGAACTTGATGAAACGGTTTGAACAATTGCGCAAATTTATTGATCTTTCTGAAACTAGTTTTAAAGAAGAACTGGATTCTCTTTTTGAAGACTTGCAATATTTGGTTCATCAGATAGATAATGCTATAGAGTTCATCGATCAAAAAGGAATAGAAAAAATTATATGGCCTTGCCTGAACCAAACGGAAACGTCACTACGAATTCATGGCTTCAAGTTATTTGGAACTATTGCTCAGAATAATCCCAAGGCAAAAGTTGCTTTATTTGAGCGAAACGGGGGAGGTATTTTGCTAAGCAAAATCTCGCAATCTACGAAATCGGATGAAATTTCTGTTGGATTGTATGCTTTTGGTAGCTTAGTTCGAAAATTTCCCCATGCTCTAAAAGAACTGCTTACTCCTCATGGTTACAGTCTCTTGTTCGACGTTCTTGGAAAGAACATCGAATTACGGGTGAAGGTAAAAATTATTCGCCTTATTTCGGATTTAGTACAGGATTACGAATATGCACTGTCAGACAAAGAAACAGATCCGATCACGAAGGAGCGTTACCAGTCCACGAAACTAACAGAAGGTCTACTTAAGGTCGACTATTGCAGACGAGCTGGAGAATTTTTCCACCAGAATAAGGCTGGCCTACTACAGGACGAATCTCTGGCCGAGGAAGTGGTAAGCGCTTTACGCAGCATTAGACCCACCCTCTGTCACGAAGTATGGTCTGAATGTGCCCTTTTCCGGCACACCTTGCTTGTTCTGAGAAACAATTTGGACACACGGCTGGACGAGTGGAACGGTGAAAAGGATGGCGCGGCCTACCTAAAGGAAATTCAGCATACTATCGATCAATTCGTAGAGGAGTTGTATGGgagggaaaaaagaaaagacgaaCTGTGATGCGATGGAAAAATGTGAAGAATTGTTTTGGTCAGTTAAACTGATAAatacagtttattttttttctgagAAGCAGATCTATATTACTTGAGAAAATGTCCTGAACTAAGATCTTCGCTTGTTAAGAAGGTATGGTATTCCTggatggttttttttttcaaccaacAGTATTAATAAGTAAACCCTGTATGAATGTAttaacataaaaaaaatcataagaaacaaTCAAATATTGATAGTATTTTCTCCACTTATTAGATGCTGTGTGGATTGCTAGTCGCGCTTTTGGTGCTGTACGTAATTTGGGATGTCAACTACTTTATCCGTTGTGTCGTTACCCTTGGATATGGGATGCTGTTTCAACGAAAACGCAAAGTAACCGATCAGACTACAATCTACGGGCTCTGTACTACACAAGACGTGGATATTTTCATACGGCACATGAACAATGCTCGTTACATTCGAGAGTTGGACTTCGCACGGTTTCATTTCTACGGACTAACCGGTATCTACGGTAAAATTAAGGCGAAAGGGGGTGGCGCCGTACAGGGTGCTTCCAGTGTACGCTACCGACGAACGATTCCGATTTTCAATGCATATAAGATCACAACCCGCCTCGTCTGGTGGGACGATAAGGCAATTTATCTGGAGCAACAGTTTGTTACACTAACCGACGGTTTCGTGCGTGCTGTTGCAATGTCCAAGCAATGCGTTACCAAAGTAAATGTGCAGGAACTGATGAAGGGATTTCCAGGAGTTGAAAAACCGCCGATGCCAACCGAACTGAAACAGTGGCTGGATTCGATTGAAACTTCCAGTCAGAAACTAAGGAAGGATTAGTTTTCGGACAAATAAGCTATTGTTTTACATCTTTATATTATTGTGTAATGATTGATCTATCTCTATTAATTCGAATTAATGTTTGTAGGTTACAAGAATAAAACTTTGTTCTAAAGGGGTATAATTGTAGAAGTGTTTGAATATATACTGCATGCCCGTAAAGCGGTATAAAAGATTTATTTacgcaaaaaatttaaaaatttaaattgactATAATTTTATAGTACACATTGGCAATAATAATTCATTTAATGGTAAAATTTATATTCTGTTCCGAAAACAATTTTGCGCAGTGATtattcaaagaatttttttaaaagtttcAAACCCCTTTATGAACAAATCTAAAAAATTAATAACCAGCACCTTTGATTAATTGTTATTTcgattttttcattgaattttggGTAAATGACTATATGATTGGAATGTTACTTACCAAATGGTACGAAAGCAACCGTATCGGCCGGCTGCAGACCTTTTTTGAGCAAATTGATATACTTTACTAGATAGCGGCCCAAGCTTTCGTCCACGTATAGCACCAGGCGGCGCTCGTTATCGTCCGGTCGATTATCGTCACCTTCGATGACGGGAACGTCGCCCTCGAGAAAGGTAAGATTCTCACAAACTACATCGTCTTCCTCATGCTGAGTTAAGGAGACATCAACAACCCCATTGTTGCTACCAATGATGCGCGTGGAATCCTCTTCTAAGACCACTACTGAGTCGGACTCAAGTCCTGCCGCAGCTGGCCTGAAGGGACGATTGTGGTTCGATTGGTGAACCCTGCCTTGTGATGATGTTGCCAGTGAAGGGAAATTGTAGGCAGACAAATTCGGGAGCTGCATTGTGGATTCCTGCACGAACTGGTAGGTGCGACTAGATATGGGATAAgactaaaaataaagaaaaaaatgtagaAAGTTTTTTAGTATGTCAGCTCTGTTACGGAAGCGTGTTATAATCTGAATTGTGTTTATATTGTTATTATTGAACACATAGCTGTTTCAATAGAATCATTCTCCCAGTTCCTGTTGCTAGCGTATTCACAAGTTAGTATCATCCTAATTCGATTGAAACACCGCTACATCGTGTTTAACAATAAAGCCGAATAACATAACATCAGAGAATATTGAAATCATCTCCACTTCGAAAATAGAAAGTGTACTCAAATTACTCAACATAAAATTCAACGACTTACCGTATAATCGGGTGGTGGTGGAGGAAGCTCTGGCTTTATTCGTAGTATCACTTGGGATGGATCAGTTGAGTCTACACTTGCGAAAACAGTTTTGAGATCTAGCACTTCCAGTAACTGGCCCTGGGCCACGCTGAGTAACATCAA contains these protein-coding regions:
- the LOC128732711 gene encoding nucleotide exchange factor Sil1, with amino-acid sequence MRLKAVIIVVVAGLFAASGGNVKNSTNFVATKEWQEIVEGQSIPEGLHVRINLSTGKKEAKLLEKDSNNTQSSLSTVAGANLQDHEAQLPISNIDKLKEALQNIPADKFELNEKEQKKVKAKYKSYDQIKQDLKEANLEIKSDSDIMKNLMKRFEQLRKFIDLSETSFKEELDSLFEDLQYLVHQIDNAIEFIDQKGIEKIIWPCLNQTETSLRIHGFKLFGTIAQNNPKAKVALFERNGGGILLSKISQSTKSDEISVGLYAFGSLVRKFPHALKELLTPHGYSLLFDVLGKNIELRVKVKIIRLISDLVQDYEYALSDKETDPITKERYQSTKLTEGLLKVDYCRRAGEFFHQNKAGLLQDESLAEEVVSALRSIRPTLCHEVWSECALFRHTLLVLRNNLDTRLDEWNGEKDGAAYLKEIQHTIDQFVEELYGREKRKDEL
- the LOC128732715 gene encoding protein THEM6, whose translation is MLCGLLVALLVLYVIWDVNYFIRCVVTLGYGMLFQRKRKVTDQTTIYGLCTTQDVDIFIRHMNNARYIRELDFARFHFYGLTGIYGKIKAKGGGAVQGASSVRYRRTIPIFNAYKITTRLVWWDDKAIYLEQQFVTLTDGFVRAVAMSKQCVTKVNVQELMKGFPGVEKPPMPTELKQWLDSIETSSQKLRKD